CTAACTGGACTCATCCCGATCAGCTTGGGGTAGTAGCGCAGCCCGAGATCACCTGCCAGGCGTGCGAACGACTGATCAAAGATGAATTCGCCGTAGCTGTGTCCTTTGAGATAGAGAGGAGCGACTGCAATCAGGTTGTCTTCACCCCTCCAAAGCGATAGGTGCAGTGGCTGCCAGCCCTGATCCGGCGCCACACTGCCTGAATTCTCAAGAGCCTCAAGCCAAGACCAGCGATAAAAGGGGTTCGCATGCTCTGCGAGCAACTCCTCCCATTGCAGCTGTGGGATCTCTTGGATGCTGCGATGCCAACGAGCCGTGAGCGATGCCATCCAGGGCCAAGTGAAACGACTCGGCAACGACACTAACCAGCGAAACCTCAAGAGGAGAAAATGAAGGCGCGTTTGGGCCGGGGTCATGCCCAGATGGTCTCAGCAGAACCTGAGATGGATCACAACGCTGTTGATCTCTCCCCTGCTTCTGGAGTTGAGCTCCGCTCATCAAACTGCCAAGGCGGGGCTGTTCCAGCCCTTGATTCAACTGTTGCAACCACAGATCGAACGCCAGCTTGTGAACGAATGCCGTCAGCTGGCTGAACAGGCTCTGGGTGGTGTTGCAGCCGAGATCGCTCCGACAGGCCGTTTGAGCAGTGCAGTCGAAGAGCCTTGCCGGAAATTAGCCCGCCCTGTCAGTGAGTGTCTGATCAGAGAAACAAGCCGAAGTGGCAGGGAGCTGGGAGTGCTAACGGAACTGCTAAGAGGCAGGGTTGGCGACGACGCGAGTGTGGTGATTCAACGTTGCCTGGCATCCCTGACTGGCCTTCCCCCATCCAGGCTGAATCAGATTCCCGTTCAGGAATTAATCGAGCGATTACGTCGGTAGTGCACTAGGAGTTCATTATCGCCAAGGGAACGAGCATCCACCAAGCTCCATGCCTGCGAAGACGCGAGCGACGCTGGTAATGGAGTCTCCGCCTGCAGCAGCCAATGGAAGGATCCGCCCAGGATCCTGGGACTCAGAGTCAGTTGCAACTCATCAACGGCATCCTGGGCCAGCAAAGAGTGAGTCAAGACAGCGCCACCCAGAAGGACCAACCGCGACCAGCCCTTGGTGGCCAGATCATTCAGCGTTTTGCTCCACCGGGACGACAATCGACAACAAGACTGGAAGCCAGGAACAGACCCGTCGCATGCAGACAGCAGATGGCGTTCGAAAGGTTGCTGGAAAAAAGGCCACTCCAAAGGAAATCCAGCCTCACGACTGACAACTAATGCTGCCGGTTGAGGCGAGCGTCCTTGGACATGACGTTGGTTCAACAGATCCCAATCACGGATCACACAACTGGAGTGATGGGCTCTGAGTGTGCCCGCTCCGATCAGAGCTGCATCACTCCAGGCAAGCGCCTCCTCTAGAACACGACGATCACCCGATCCACCTAGCTGAGCTGCCCCTCCAGTCGGCGGAGCAAGACGGCCATCGAGACTGACAGCGAGCACCAAGCGAACCTTGGGTTGCAGGAGCGATGAGGGGAATTCAGACAGGAACCGCCGCCTCAAGCGTCGAAGGAGTCATCTCCAGCTGGGGGACTTCGGCATAAACCTCAGCCGCATTGTTGGGGCTTTCCTGCAAGCGCACCTTGTGGAGACTGGCACCAATCGCCTTGATGGGAGACGACAGACGGTCTGCGATATGCAGCGCAATGTTCTCTGCTGTGGGAACACATTCAGCGAAAAAGGGCACATCCTTGTTCAGGAACGTGTGATCAAACGGCTCAACCACAAGGTCATCCACGAGGCGTTGCAGCGCGGAGAGATCGCAGACCATGCCGGAGCGCGGATCGATCGGGCCTCGCACCGTGACATCAACTAGATAGTTGTGGCCATGACCGTGGGGACGTGCGCACTTGCCATAAATGCGCTCGTTCTCTTCCTGGCTGAGTTCAGGTCTTGCCAAGCGATGGGCAGCAGCGAAATGGGTGCGGATCGTGAGAAAGGCGTCCATGGGATGTCCGAGATAGTCGGCCCAGAGGCCTGGTTGTTCGTAGAGGCGCAATGCCGTGATGGGCAGATGAGGGCTCAGACGAGCCCAAATCTGCCGGACGATGGCCTCAGTGGTGGGTAGACAACCCTCCGGCTTGGACACATCGAATTCGGGCCAGGCGTCGTTGAGAAAGCGAAAGTCGAGCTGGCCGGTGACCTCGCTGCGGATGGCGTGCTTCACCTCCGAGAGATTGAGCACCATGCCATGCGAATCAAGGCCACCGGCCATCGAAACAATCAGCTCATAGTTGTGACCATGGCCAGGAGCCAGTGCGCAGGGGCCGAAACGCGCGGCATTGTCATCAGCGGACAATTCAGGCAACCAATACCGGTGGCTCGCACTGAAACAAGCACGTCGGGTGATGACGCAACCACGTCCGCGGCCATGACGTGCAATTGACTTCATTTCAGTCATGTGACGGTCCGGCCAGAGGGCATCCTAATGAGCTAACGGCAATTCCGAGTCATGGCGGAGACCTCTCCAACCCTGCGGCAGCGTCTGGGAGGACGCAGTCTCTATCTGGTGGGCATGATGGGCAGCGGCAAAACCAGCACCGGCAGGCCCTTAGCGGAGAAGCTGGGGTATGGATTCGTCGACGCGGATGCGGTAATCGAGCAGGTGGCTGGCTGCACCATCTCCGAAATCTTTGAACGTGATGGTGAAGAGGAATTCCGCAGCCTCGAAACGCAGGTGATGAGGTCCATCAGCGAACGTCATTCACTCGTCGTGGCTACCGGTGGCGGGGTTGTCACCCGAATCGAAAACTGGGGAATGATGCAGCAGGGCATCGTGATCTGGCTCGACGTCGAACGCCGTCAGCTGCTGCAACGCCTGCAGAGCGACTCCACTCAACGGCCGCTATTGATGACAGAGGATCCTGCCGAAGCACTTGACGCGATTCTCAAGCAGCGACGGCCTCTGTACGACGAGGCCGATCTCACAGTGGTGATCGAGTCCGAATCAGCCGACGTCGTTGCAGACGGAATCATTCAGCTGCTGCCGGAATTGATCAAGGATCCACCCAAAGAACGACCGGAATGAGAATCAGGAGCCAGGTGGATCCAGACGCACCGCGTACCACTGCAGAGCGATGCCAGGCGAAATTTCCAGTTCACAGGCTGTATCCATCAGGCGAAGTGCCGCCTGTTCAGGGCTCTCACAACTGCTGAGATCCGAAGGCCAGGGATCCAGATCCTGCAGTCGGCCGGCAAGCCATGTCAGGGTGTCGTCCGCTGTCAGCAGCTGTTCAGGTTCGCCTGGCACCAACACCACGTAGTGATCGAGGGATCGAATCAGAGGGTCGGACATGGCAAAACCGTTGTTGACACTGCTGATCACCATGCTGCTGCAGATTGTGTCGGTTCAGTCCGCCGATGCGGCCAGTGATCGTGGAATCAGCTTCCTTGAGCAGCGATTCCAAAACTGGCCGCAATGGTCCTTGCCGGCACCTCTGCCTCGACCCCGCGCCAAACAAGACCTGATCTATCCCGACTGGTTTTTAGGGACATGGCAGGTGACCAGTGAGGCACTCGATGATTCAGGCCAACCCATTCCCAACGATCGCCCCCTTGTGCATGAGGTCCGTTTCCTGCGCAACCGTCGCAGCGAACTCATTGGTGACCGCCCCTTCAACGCTGCTGCGGTTGGGAAAGCACTGCTTGGCGATCAATTGCTGTCGGTCGAACAGGATCCCAACCAGGTGAACCGTCAACTGGCGAGGTTTCGAGACGATGTGTTGCTCGAAACCACCGTGATTGGCCGGCGAGAGACGAGCCCGCAAAAGGGCTCTGATTTCTTCAGTGATGAACTCGTCTTGCAGATCCTGCACGGACCGGGGGCGCCGCGGCTGAGCAGGATTGAAACCCTCACGCACTACATGCAGTGTGGAGAAGACATCTGCGCCGACCAGCGTCAGGTGAGCCATGCAGGGCCTGGCCTGGAAACCGACCAGACACTGGCGGGACGCAGCAGCCGTTTCAAGCTCAGGCTCAGACCACTGGAGCTGGATCAAGGTTGATCAGCCGACTCTCCAGTTGATCGCGCCAGCGAAACAGGTCCTGAAGACGGGGATGATCACTGATCCCTGGAACACCTCGACCGGCGAGTGATTCTCCCGAGGAAGCAGGAAAACGAAGCAGCGACAACTGAGCAGATACAGCAAGATCCGCAAGGCTGACGCCATCTCCAACCAGAAAGCCATTGAGATCCAGGCCCTCCGCGACGGCACACAGGCTGCTGAGCATTGACGCTCTCTGCTCCTGACCGAGCAATTCACCAAGACTGCTGAGCCAACCACCTGGCAGACCCGACATCACCTGACGCACCGGTGAGGGAACATCATCCGGGAGCAGCACGTCTCGCAGCTGAGCATCATCGGCAGCCGCCTGAACAAGCGCAGCCCTGACCGCAGCGGCAAGGGTGGTATCGGCCCAATCTTCAATCAGCTGCATCTGAGCGCGCTGGCGGGGATCAGAGGGAATCAACGCCGGCTCGGGCCGGAGTTCTTCCAGATAGCGGCAGATGGCACTGGAATCAGACACCACAACCTCCCCATCCACAAGAACGGGGACTTGCCGTTGGCCGGAAAGCCGGAAGAGTGAAATCTGACCAATGCCAGGGGTGACTTCAACCTCGCGATAACTGAGTCCCTTGGCTTGCAACGCCATCCGTACCTTGAGGCAGAAGGCCGAGTGACGAAACTGATGAAGCTCCAGCACGATCAAATTGACTCAAATTCCAATGTAGGCACCAACTGATTTTTTCGCCGAAGGTGTCTGTAGACAAAAGAAAAGAAAATCACAAATTACCTGACTCCAACGCCGGCAATTGCTAACAAAAAAGTAGCCTGAATTTTTCAATGACGGAAACAGTAAATCAATACAACTTGAACAAACATCTTCTCCTAGACTGGGACATACCCGATCCATCCGCAGACCTCATTCTTTGGCATGAGGGCTACAAGGCAGCAACTAATTCCACAAGCAAACTCTTTAACGATCAAGAGTGGGAAAAATACACGGATTCAATTATCAATTTCGCCAATCACAACGACTTCAAAGCGATTGGAATTTCCATCGTCTTCGCTGACGACAACTCAACACTTCCCGTCAACGGAGTGGACTGGATCAACAAATTCATCGCAAAAGCCGAACCAAACTTCAAAATTGGAATTGACATTGGCTACCAAAGCGGCAAAAAACCTATTAATGACACCAAAAAGTTTCAAGCAATGGCAGAAACTTTGTCTGAGATTAAATCCAAAGAACCTTTGATTATTGGCTTAGACGGAGAACAGAAGGTAGTTGCGGACAACGCCTTAGAGTTCACAAATAATTTTAAAACGGCTCTCACCGATGCAGGTGTCAAGATCGACGAATTTGTCATTCTCTCGCAGATGAAACCTAAAGCAAACTGGGAGGGCAACCTGCTTAATGGTTTTGAATTTTACTCTCAGAAGAAAAAAGGCACTCAGAAAAAGAGCTTGAATCATCTCTATAACCAGTACGCGAATAAGCCCATAAAAGCATTCCAAGAATTCAACGACCTTGTCGAGTCAGGCCAAACAATCGCCAAAGCCTCCGACCTTCCAGGCCCTGGCACAGCACCTGTGTTTGCAATCTCTCGGTCTGATGACAATTGCCTGGGCGGAAAGCTGGCATCTGAGTCGAAGTTAAACAAATGCGGCATTACTGATATTTTTGGCCAATGGAGATGGGATAAATTCGAAGATTTTCTTGGTCTTTACACTGCCCACTATCCAACTACGGACAAGATCTTCATTTTCCAGGGAGAACAATTACCCTGCGACTGGCTTACAGAGGCGCCCAAATGTGCCTGCTAAACAATTGCACGAGCCCACTCCGCGCAACTCAATTCTGAGCAAATTAAGCAAGGAAGCAATCAACCCATTGAATTACTTTAGCCTCTTGAATATCCCACAATCCAGAAACTCTAATACTCAAACTGCAACATGACCTAAAAACCAAGGCCGATGATTGATTTGCCTTACACCGGCACTTATTCAAAATCTATCGGAATTGTTCGACCACTTAAAAGCGAAACATTCCTTGGGGTGGATTGCGAGCTTCGAGGCGGTCCAGTTTCGATGCATTACTGAGCCGAGACATCAGCCAATTGAGCTAAAGAACCACCATCTGCACCTGATAGTGACCAGGCGCCCCATCACATGAGCGATCGAGCGGTCACAGGCCAGAAGACTATGGGTGGAACAGAGCTGCTGATCCGTGGGATGGTCCCCACTGAGCTCTTGTGACTGGCTGAGCTGAGCAGCTGATTGAACAGCGGCTCTGGCACGTGGCCTTAAAGATGGTTCTTGGTCAAAGAGCGATGATCACCCAGGTTCGAGCAATAACTGCAGTGGATCGTGCCAGCCACAACTTGGGCCAAGAAAGCCGTCAATCTGATGCTTTTGGCCTAGACAGCCTGGTTAGTCTCAATATCATTTTCGAAAGAGAACTTGCTGTTCGCCGTTGAGTGCGCTCTCTCCTGCAGCATGCTCAGCCATTACGGGGGCATCGGATTCCCCAAGACACCCTGCGATAACTGGCCATGAAAGAGTTTTTCATCAACGTGACGCGCTACCCGCGCTATTTAATCGCTTTCAGCCTGGGTGTGATCAATTCGGTTGCAGAGCCGCTCGCACGTCGTCGTAGCAACCCAGTGACCGCGGTCGCACTGATTGGGGCTCTGATCAGTGGCTTCCTCAGTCTGAGCTTTGTCCTGCGTGCCATGGTGTCCTCAGCACCGCAGAGCTGACATGGCCCCGGGACGTCGGGTTGAACGCGTTGCAGCCCTCATCAGGCGAGAGATCAGTGAACTGCTGATCAATGGGATTCGCGATGAACGCGTGCATCAGGGCATGGTGAGCATCACGCATGTGGAGGTCAGCGGCGACCTCCAGCACTGCAAGATTTTTGTCAGCGTCCTGGCGGACGACAAAGCTCGCACAGAAGTCATGGACGGTCTGCAAGCCGCCAGCGGCTACCTCAAGGGGGAACTGGGTCGTCGTCTGCAGATGAGACGATCCCCTGAAGTGATATTCCAGCTCGACCGCGGTCTCGAGAAGGGAACCACGGTGTTGCACCTTCTCGGAGAACTTGAGCGAGAGCGAGAGGTGAAGGGCAGCATCCCTCCTGGCAGCGACGACACTGAGTCTCCAGACTCCAATGACTGAAGCTGAACGTCGCCAGGCTGTTGCCAGGCTGCTCGTCATCCGTGCCAGCGGTCATGCCGAAGACCGGCAGCGTCAGTACCCCGTTTGGGAGCACTGCAATCGTGAGCTGCAGAGGCTGCTGAAGTCAGGAGTTGGCGGGGTGATTCTGCTGGGTGGCAGTGCCACGGAGCTGCAACAACGATGTCGAACGCTTCGAAGCTGGAGCAACAGCGAAGACCTACTGCTCTGCGCCGACGTGGAAGAAGGAATTGGCCAGAGATTCGCGGGAGCCACTTGGTTGGCTCCACCGATGGCACTGGGCAGGCTCCATCAAACCAACCCGGATCACGCCCTGGCGCTGGCCGAGCGTTACGGCCGCACAACCGGAGATCAAGCGCACCGATGCGGCCTCAACTGGGTTCTCGCTCCGGTCTGCGATGTGAATAGCAATCCTGAGAACCCGGTGATCAATGTGAGGGCGTGGGGCGATCAACCTGAATCCGTTGCGGATCTCGTGGCAGCGTTTCAACGTGGCCTGAATTCCGCTGGCGTTCTTGGCTGCGCCAAGCATTTCCCAGGTCACGGCGATACAGACCAGGATTCGCACTTAGAGCTTCCTCTGATTAACCACGAACGCAGCCGACTCGACCGGGTGGAACTGGTGCCATTCCGGCGATTGATCGACTCGAAAATCGCCAGTGTGATGACAGCACATCTGCTAATCCCGTCACTGGACGACTCGCAGCCGGCGACCTTGTCGCGAGCGGTGCTGACAGATCTGCTGCGAACAGAGCTTGGTTTCAGTGGCCTCGTCGTCACTGACGCACTGGTGATGGAGGCGATCTCCAGCAGGGCAGGTCCGGGAGAAGCCGCGGTTCAGGCCTTCGCTGCTGGAGCGGATCTGATCCTGATGCCCGCTGATGCCGATGCGGCGATCAATGCCATCTGCACAGCACTGGCAGACGGCAGGATCCCTGAATCCCGCCTTCACGAGTCACTAAAGCGACGCACAGAAGCCTTGCAGCGCTGCGACAAGCACTCCTTGAACGACACCGTGGTCGACCTCGAAACAGCAACGGATCGTGGACTGTGCATCGAGCTCATCGACAGCTCACTCGAGGTGCAGGGCCCCCTGCTTCCACAGCATCGTGAGCAACACGGTGTGACCTTGATCCGAGTGGATGGAGTACTCCCTTGCGCATTTCTGCACGCCAATACCGCAGCGATCACCACACCCGAACGCCATGGATACAAAGCTCTGATCTGCCACGACAGGGGGATTGAGCCCTGGAGCAACGAGCAATCCCCCGCCGGGCCACTTGATCTGGAGCGATTAGGGAAGGGGCCCGTTTTCCTGCAGTTGTTTCTGCGCGGCAATCCATTCCGTGCCGGCCAGCAGCGCAAAGAACCCTGGGCTGAAGCCATCCAACAATTGCTGGCAGTTAAGCGCCTATCGGGCATGGCGATCTACGGCTGTCCCTACCGATGGGACGCGCTGCGCAAGCTCATTCCTGACAACATTCCTGCGGGGTACAGCCCGGGACAGATGCCTGAAGCACAGCAGCAGCTGTTGGCACGAATGATGGGGGTCAGCAGCGAAGCGCACGAACGCCAAGACTTCACTGACTAAACAAACAAAGCTTGTCGAAAGCGCAGCCCTGGAACAGCCTTAGCCTCTGCGGCAGTGCTCATCACCAACACATGCTCAGCCTCTCGATGATCGTGCGCGATGAGGAAGCGCGGATCGAGGCCTGCCTCCGCTCTGTCAAGGGCTTCGCGGATGAGATGGTTCTTCTCGATACCGGCTCAGTGGACAACACCATCGCCGTGGCAGAGGCCTGTGGAGCGCGTGTTGAACGGATGGACTGGCCAGGAGACTTTGCGCCAGCACGCAATGCAGCCCTTGAAATCGTGCGGGGTGACTGGGTTCTGGTGCTCGATGCCGATGAAGAGCTCCGCTCAGAAGCAATCCCGCAGCTCAAAGCCTTGATGGCACAGCCGGATGTGCTGGTGATCAACTTGCTGCGACACGAACTAGGAGCAGCAATGGCTCCCTATTCCAATGTGAGCCGCTTGTTTCGCCGACATCCTCGAATCCGATGGAGCAAGCCTTACCACTCGATGATCGACGAGAGCGTAGATGCTCTGCTGAAGCAGGAGCCTGGCTGGCGCATTGCCAACTGCACTGAACCAGCACTGCTGCATGAGGGATACCGGCCGGATCTGCTGGCTGGATCCGACAAAGCGCAAAGGCTGCGGCAATCGATGGAGAGCTGGCTGAAAGACCAGCCCGATGATCCCTATGCCTGCGCCAAACTCGGTGCTCTGGAAGTCAGCGACGGCAACCGGGCCAGAGGGCTCAGTCTCCTTCGCCATGGCCTGGAGCAGTTGCCCGAAGGCGATGGGAGCAGCGCTGAGCGTTATGAATTGCTGCTCAATCTCGGAATCGCGCTAGCTAGCGACGACAGCGATGCAGCCGTGAAGTGCTATCGCGAGGCTCTGCAGCAACCACTGGAGACTCGCCTGAGCCTTGGCGCGCGTCTGAACCTGGCGGCCTTGCTGATGCAGCGCAATGAACTGGACGAAGCTATTCAGCTCACCACAACCGCCTGCCAACGAGCACCTGAGGTGGCACTCGCCTGGTACAACCTTGGACTAATGGAACGTCGTCGTGGCGACCTGCTAGCAGCGATCAAGGCTTACGAGCGATCCCTGAGCGTGAATCCCACCCACGCTGAAAGCCATCAGAACCTGGCCGTGGCCAGGCTGATGGGTGGGGACATCGATGGTGCGCGCGCAGGATTCCGCCAGGCCATCGCGCTGCTCCGCGAGCAGGAGCGTCAGGGAGAAGCCTCCGCCCTGCATGCCCAGGTGCATGGATTAGTGAAGCTGGACGATGAGGCCAGCGCATGAGCTCCGATCAGGCCCAGCCTTTGCAGGGATACACGGTGGTGATCACACGTGCCCGTGAACAGCAGAGCGAAGGTCGCAGGCTGCTGCAGTCTCTTGGTGCCAAGGTGCTCGATTTGCCTGCGCTGGAAATCGGACCCCCTGACAGCTGGGCTCCCCTCGACGATGCTCTTGGCGATCTGGAGAACTTTCACTGGTTGATCGTCTCCAGTGCCAATGGCGTGGAAGCCGTGGAGTCGCGGCTGCAGCTCAGGGGACAAGGACTGATGCAACGCCCCGAGAGCCTCAAAATTGCAGCCGTGGGGCGGAAGACCGCTCAACGACTGGAAGAACTGGGTGCACCTGCTGATTTCGTGCCCCCCACATTCGTGGCCGACAGCCTGATCGACCATTTCCCGACCTCTGGTTGGGGGTTGAGAATTCTGCTGCCGCGGGTGCAGAGCGGCGGACGCACACTGCTTGCAGAAGCTTTTGG
Above is a window of Synechococcus sp. BIOS-U3-1 DNA encoding:
- a CDS encoding RibD family protein is translated as MRRRFLSEFPSSLLQPKVRLVLAVSLDGRLAPPTGGAAQLGGSGDRRVLEEALAWSDAALIGAGTLRAHHSSCVIRDWDLLNQRHVQGRSPQPAALVVSREAGFPLEWPFFQQPFERHLLSACDGSVPGFQSCCRLSSRWSKTLNDLATKGWSRLVLLGGAVLTHSLLAQDAVDELQLTLSPRILGGSFHWLLQAETPLPASLASSQAWSLVDARSLGDNELLVHYRRNRSINS
- a CDS encoding 6-pyruvoyl trahydropterin synthase family protein, with product MTEMKSIARHGRGRGCVITRRACFSASHRYWLPELSADDNAARFGPCALAPGHGHNYELIVSMAGGLDSHGMVLNLSEVKHAIRSEVTGQLDFRFLNDAWPEFDVSKPEGCLPTTEAIVRQIWARLSPHLPITALRLYEQPGLWADYLGHPMDAFLTIRTHFAAAHRLARPELSQEENERIYGKCARPHGHGHNYLVDVTVRGPIDPRSGMVCDLSALQRLVDDLVVEPFDHTFLNKDVPFFAECVPTAENIALHIADRLSSPIKAIGASLHKVRLQESPNNAAEVYAEVPQLEMTPSTLEAAVPV
- a CDS encoding shikimate kinase, producing the protein MAETSPTLRQRLGGRSLYLVGMMGSGKTSTGRPLAEKLGYGFVDADAVIEQVAGCTISEIFERDGEEEFRSLETQVMRSISERHSLVVATGGGVVTRIENWGMMQQGIVIWLDVERRQLLQRLQSDSTQRPLLMTEDPAEALDAILKQRRPLYDEADLTVVIESESADVVADGIIQLLPELIKDPPKERPE
- a CDS encoding chlororespiratory reduction protein 7; its protein translation is MSDPLIRSLDHYVVLVPGEPEQLLTADDTLTWLAGRLQDLDPWPSDLSSCESPEQAALRLMDTACELEISPGIALQWYAVRLDPPGS
- a CDS encoding DUF6816 family protein, which produces MAKPLLTLLITMLLQIVSVQSADAASDRGISFLEQRFQNWPQWSLPAPLPRPRAKQDLIYPDWFLGTWQVTSEALDDSGQPIPNDRPLVHEVRFLRNRRSELIGDRPFNAAAVGKALLGDQLLSVEQDPNQVNRQLARFRDDVLLETTVIGRRETSPQKGSDFFSDELVLQILHGPGAPRLSRIETLTHYMQCGEDICADQRQVSHAGPGLETDQTLAGRSSRFKLRLRPLELDQG
- a CDS encoding glutathione S-transferase family protein: MLELHQFRHSAFCLKVRMALQAKGLSYREVEVTPGIGQISLFRLSGQRQVPVLVDGEVVVSDSSAICRYLEELRPEPALIPSDPRQRAQMQLIEDWADTTLAAAVRAALVQAAADDAQLRDVLLPDDVPSPVRQVMSGLPGGWLSSLGELLGQEQRASMLSSLCAVAEGLDLNGFLVGDGVSLADLAVSAQLSLLRFPASSGESLAGRGVPGISDHPRLQDLFRWRDQLESRLINLDPAPVV
- a CDS encoding DUF751 family protein — its product is MKEFFINVTRYPRYLIAFSLGVINSVAEPLARRRSNPVTAVALIGALISGFLSLSFVLRAMVSSAPQS
- the rbfA gene encoding 30S ribosome-binding factor RbfA, with protein sequence MAPGRRVERVAALIRREISELLINGIRDERVHQGMVSITHVEVSGDLQHCKIFVSVLADDKARTEVMDGLQAASGYLKGELGRRLQMRRSPEVIFQLDRGLEKGTTVLHLLGELEREREVKGSIPPGSDDTESPDSND
- a CDS encoding glycoside hydrolase family 3 N-terminal domain-containing protein, which translates into the protein MTEAERRQAVARLLVIRASGHAEDRQRQYPVWEHCNRELQRLLKSGVGGVILLGGSATELQQRCRTLRSWSNSEDLLLCADVEEGIGQRFAGATWLAPPMALGRLHQTNPDHALALAERYGRTTGDQAHRCGLNWVLAPVCDVNSNPENPVINVRAWGDQPESVADLVAAFQRGLNSAGVLGCAKHFPGHGDTDQDSHLELPLINHERSRLDRVELVPFRRLIDSKIASVMTAHLLIPSLDDSQPATLSRAVLTDLLRTELGFSGLVVTDALVMEAISSRAGPGEAAVQAFAAGADLILMPADADAAINAICTALADGRIPESRLHESLKRRTEALQRCDKHSLNDTVVDLETATDRGLCIELIDSSLEVQGPLLPQHREQHGVTLIRVDGVLPCAFLHANTAAITTPERHGYKALICHDRGIEPWSNEQSPAGPLDLERLGKGPVFLQLFLRGNPFRAGQQRKEPWAEAIQQLLAVKRLSGMAIYGCPYRWDALRKLIPDNIPAGYSPGQMPEAQQQLLARMMGVSSEAHERQDFTD
- a CDS encoding glycosyltransferase; the encoded protein is MLSLSMIVRDEEARIEACLRSVKGFADEMVLLDTGSVDNTIAVAEACGARVERMDWPGDFAPARNAALEIVRGDWVLVLDADEELRSEAIPQLKALMAQPDVLVINLLRHELGAAMAPYSNVSRLFRRHPRIRWSKPYHSMIDESVDALLKQEPGWRIANCTEPALLHEGYRPDLLAGSDKAQRLRQSMESWLKDQPDDPYACAKLGALEVSDGNRARGLSLLRHGLEQLPEGDGSSAERYELLLNLGIALASDDSDAAVKCYREALQQPLETRLSLGARLNLAALLMQRNELDEAIQLTTTACQRAPEVALAWYNLGLMERRRGDLLAAIKAYERSLSVNPTHAESHQNLAVARLMGGDIDGARAGFRQAIALLREQERQGEASALHAQVHGLVKLDDEASA
- a CDS encoding uroporphyrinogen-III synthase — its product is MSSDQAQPLQGYTVVITRAREQQSEGRRLLQSLGAKVLDLPALEIGPPDSWAPLDDALGDLENFHWLIVSSANGVEAVESRLQLRGQGLMQRPESLKIAAVGRKTAQRLEELGAPADFVPPTFVADSLIDHFPTSGWGLRILLPRVQSGGRTLLAEAFGEAGSRVVEVAAYESRCPTSIPADTLEALEKGEVDVISFSSGKTVTHTVQLLEKTLGNTCTDQLFNKPAVVSIGPQTSQRCRELLGRVDQEAAPHDLEGLVQACVQAMQRGR